The following proteins are encoded in a genomic region of Mycolicibacterium confluentis:
- a CDS encoding nitroreductase family deazaflavin-dependent oxidoreductase gives MPLTGDYAPSTSDWARENAEEYMKSGGTKGTELNGKAVVLLTTVGAKTGKIRKTPLMRVEHDGEYAVVASLGGAPKHPVWYFNIKANPLVELQDGTSSGDYEAREVFGDEKAVWWERAVAAWPDYAEYQKKTDRQIPVFVLTPVS, from the coding sequence ATGCCACTTACAGGGGATTACGCACCCAGCACCTCGGACTGGGCTCGCGAGAACGCCGAGGAGTACATGAAGTCCGGCGGCACGAAGGGCACCGAACTCAACGGTAAGGCCGTGGTGCTGCTGACCACTGTCGGCGCCAAGACCGGCAAGATTCGCAAGACCCCGCTGATGCGGGTCGAACACGACGGTGAGTACGCCGTCGTCGCCTCCCTCGGCGGTGCTCCCAAGCATCCCGTCTGGTACTTCAACATCAAGGCGAATCCGCTGGTCGAACTGCAGGATGGCACCAGCTCAGGCGACTACGAGGCCCGCGAGGTGTTCGGCGACGAGAAGGCGGTGTGGTGGGAACGGGCCGTTGCGGCCTGGCCCGACTACGCCGAGTATCAGAAGAAGACGGATCGCCAGATACCGGTGTTTGTGCTCACACCCGTGAGCTGA
- a CDS encoding HNH endonuclease signature motif containing protein produces the protein MAVVSAISGFARAEAAAAAGRLAAIHALMELRVVDEDERALWACDTWDACAAEIGAALNISGRKASGQMHMAQALHTRLPRVFTLLQAGTITARTASTICWRTRMVIDDEPMAAIDGELALAARRWGVMSDAQLDQAIDKVLAEYDPDALDAFEAAARGRDVQFGKPEDETGTCSMWGRLLKTDAALIKKRFAELTRHLCADDPRNAGERRSDAIGAIAAESGPLTCRCGNPECVGAKVTPSRSAAVIYVLADERAITAARNNIAAAKTATKTPTGSNAGTEVESPAGGQAGSPAADTSATPPAPPEIPIAPSAPSRRPAAVLQGGGIVPQPLLEELLINGAPVKPMRPPPTDPEPGYRPSAALAAFVRNRDMFCRFPGCTTPAQFCDIDHAIAYPTGPTHPSNLRCLCRKNHLLKTFWTGEQGWSDVQHPDGTIVWTAPTGHTYTTHPGSRIVFPHWDTTTAPLSEATQPTQTPAPTSNRGLQMPRRRRPRAVEEAQRIKSQRARRDTS, from the coding sequence GTGGCTGTCGTCTCCGCGATCAGTGGTTTCGCACGGGCGGAGGCTGCTGCCGCGGCGGGTCGGTTGGCTGCGATCCATGCGTTGATGGAGTTGCGGGTCGTTGATGAGGACGAGCGCGCCCTGTGGGCTTGTGACACCTGGGATGCCTGCGCGGCCGAAATCGGCGCCGCGTTGAACATCAGCGGCCGCAAAGCCTCCGGTCAGATGCACATGGCCCAAGCCCTGCACACCCGCCTGCCTCGGGTCTTCACGCTGCTGCAGGCCGGGACGATCACCGCGCGCACCGCCTCGACCATCTGCTGGCGCACCCGCATGGTGATCGACGACGAACCGATGGCGGCCATCGACGGTGAGCTCGCCCTTGCGGCCAGGCGGTGGGGCGTGATGTCGGATGCCCAGTTGGATCAGGCGATCGACAAAGTGCTCGCCGAATACGATCCCGATGCCCTGGACGCCTTCGAAGCCGCCGCCCGGGGTCGGGATGTGCAGTTCGGCAAGCCCGAGGACGAAACCGGGACCTGCTCGATGTGGGGACGGCTCCTCAAGACCGACGCTGCACTGATCAAGAAACGTTTCGCCGAGCTCACCCGCCACCTGTGTGCCGATGACCCGCGAAACGCCGGCGAACGCCGTTCCGATGCCATAGGGGCGATAGCTGCCGAGTCCGGACCCCTGACGTGCCGCTGCGGCAATCCGGAGTGCGTCGGCGCCAAGGTGACGCCGAGCCGCAGTGCGGCGGTGATTTATGTGCTGGCCGATGAACGGGCGATCACCGCTGCCCGCAACAACATTGCCGCGGCCAAGACGGCCACAAAGACGCCCACAGGCTCGAATGCCGGCACCGAGGTCGAGTCACCAGCCGGCGGCCAGGCTGGTTCCCCGGCAGCCGACACCTCCGCAACGCCGCCGGCACCACCCGAAATCCCCATAGCGCCGTCCGCGCCGTCCCGGCGGCCTGCGGCGGTGTTGCAGGGCGGCGGCATCGTGCCCCAGCCGTTACTGGAAGAGCTGTTGATCAACGGTGCCCCCGTCAAACCGATGAGACCCCCACCCACCGACCCCGAACCCGGCTACCGCCCCTCAGCGGCGTTGGCGGCGTTCGTCCGCAACCGGGACATGTTCTGCCGATTTCCCGGCTGCACCACCCCGGCGCAGTTCTGCGACATCGACCATGCGATCGCCTACCCAACCGGTCCGACACACCCGTCGAACCTTCGCTGCCTGTGCCGAAAGAACCACCTGCTCAAGACATTCTGGACCGGAGAGCAGGGCTGGTCGGACGTTCAGCACCCCGACGGCACCATCGTCTGGACTGCACCGACCGGCCACACCTACACCACCCACCCCGGCAGCCGCATCGTGTTCCCACACTGGGACACCACCACCGCACCACTGTCGGAAGCAACCCAGCCGACGCAGACACCCGCACCGACGAGCAACCGCGGACTGCAGATGCCCCGCCGCAGACGTCCCCGTGCAGTCGAGGAGGCTCAACGCATCAAAAGTCAACGCGCGCGGAGAGACACGAGCTGA
- the treZ gene encoding malto-oligosyltrehalose trehalohydrolase: MTEHEFAVWGPRPDRVQVDVDGTLYPMTRSGDGWWRATVAANPDSRYGFVLDDDATVLPDPRSARQPDGVHARSALWDAAAATWSDADWAGRSIEGAVIYELHIGTFTPGGTFDSAIERLDHLVDLGIDFVEIMPVNAFAGPRGWGYDGVLWYAVHEPYGGPDGLVRFVDACHRRGLGVLIDAVFNHLGPSGNYLPRFGPYLSSGSNPWGEGINIADADSDEVRNYILDCALRWMRDFHADGLRLDAVHALVDTTAIHILEELAAETDALSEQVGRPLSLIAESDRNDPRFITPRSHGGYGMTAQWDDDIHHALHTAVSGENHGYYSDFGSMETLAHTLRHGYFHAGTHSSFRRRRHGRPLDTSLIPGSRLLAYTSTHDQVGNRAIGDRPTAYLTDGQLAVSAALALLTPFTAMLFMGEEWAADTPFQFFSSHPEPELGEATRVGRKAEFAEHGWDADEVPDPQDEQTFLRSKLNWTEPAEDRHARMLGLYRDLIALRRKETDLTDFWLDHLGVDYDEDARWIVLRRGALAIACNLGSDSVAVPVTGDVVYAWGEPRVGSAATALDGQSFAVLRTAEEPI, translated from the coding sequence ATGACTGAGCACGAGTTCGCGGTCTGGGGGCCGCGTCCGGATCGGGTACAAGTCGACGTCGACGGCACGCTGTATCCGATGACGCGCTCAGGTGACGGATGGTGGCGGGCCACGGTCGCGGCCAACCCGGACAGCCGCTACGGGTTCGTCCTGGACGACGACGCCACGGTGCTCCCCGACCCGCGCTCCGCCCGCCAACCCGACGGTGTGCACGCCCGCTCGGCGCTGTGGGACGCCGCGGCGGCCACCTGGAGCGACGCGGATTGGGCCGGGCGCAGCATCGAGGGCGCCGTGATCTACGAACTTCACATCGGCACCTTCACCCCCGGTGGCACGTTCGACTCGGCGATCGAGCGACTGGACCATCTGGTGGACCTCGGCATCGACTTCGTCGAGATCATGCCCGTCAACGCCTTTGCGGGCCCGCGGGGTTGGGGATACGACGGCGTGCTCTGGTACGCGGTGCACGAACCCTACGGCGGGCCGGACGGCCTGGTGCGATTCGTGGACGCCTGCCACCGCCGCGGACTGGGCGTGCTGATCGACGCGGTGTTCAACCATCTGGGGCCGTCGGGGAACTACCTGCCGCGGTTCGGCCCCTACCTGTCGTCGGGCAGCAACCCGTGGGGTGAGGGCATCAACATCGCCGACGCCGACTCCGACGAGGTGCGCAATTACATCCTCGACTGCGCGCTGCGCTGGATGCGCGACTTCCACGCCGACGGACTGCGACTCGACGCGGTGCACGCCCTGGTCGACACCACGGCGATCCACATCCTCGAGGAGTTGGCCGCCGAGACCGACGCGCTGTCGGAACAGGTGGGTCGTCCCCTGTCTTTGATCGCCGAGAGTGACCGCAACGACCCGCGGTTCATCACGCCGCGCAGCCACGGCGGCTACGGCATGACCGCCCAGTGGGACGACGACATCCACCATGCGCTGCACACCGCCGTGTCGGGCGAAAACCACGGCTATTACTCCGATTTCGGCTCGATGGAGACGTTGGCTCATACTCTGCGGCACGGCTACTTCCACGCCGGAACGCATTCGTCGTTCCGCAGGCGCCGGCACGGCAGGCCGTTGGACACGTCGTTGATCCCCGGCTCACGTCTGCTGGCCTACACCAGCACCCACGATCAGGTGGGCAACCGGGCCATCGGCGACCGGCCCACGGCCTACCTGACCGACGGCCAACTGGCCGTCAGTGCTGCGCTGGCGTTGTTGACTCCGTTCACGGCGATGCTGTTCATGGGCGAGGAGTGGGCGGCCGACACCCCGTTCCAGTTCTTCAGTTCGCATCCCGAACCCGAATTGGGCGAGGCCACCAGGGTGGGGCGCAAGGCCGAGTTCGCCGAACACGGCTGGGACGCCGACGAGGTGCCCGACCCTCAGGACGAGCAGACGTTCCTGCGCTCGAAGTTGAATTGGACGGAACCCGCCGAGGACAGGCACGCGCGCATGCTGGGCCTGTACCGCGACCTGATTGCGTTGCGCCGCAAAGAAACTGATCTCACCGACTTCTGGCTCGACCACCTGGGTGTCGACTATGACGAGGACGCGCGCTGGATTGTGCTTAGGCGCGGTGCGTTGGCGATCGCCTGCAACCTGGGGTCGGACTCGGTGGCGGTCCCGGTGACGGGGGACGTCGTGTACGCCTGGGGAGAGCCACGCGTCGGCAGTGCCGCCACCGCGTTGGACGGGCAGTCGTTCGCGGTGCTGCGGACTGCTGAGGAACCGATCTAG
- a CDS encoding LLM class oxidoreductase, translating to MSRGRAAWNVVTSFDPYAWNNFGHGHGPAEEPPSRADRYRRAAEFVEVVRALWDSWDDDAVLGDKASGAFGRALADQLSVDPDELDLDSPLPRWLLEGAESITGSQGARNIVVKLARRENLTVREILDRVMDWHRLVIGTPEQLADTIEEWFRSGAVDGFNLMPDVFPSGLELFVDHVVPLLRARGIFRHEYSHTTLRGHLGLQRVPDSWARLFSQAG from the coding sequence GTGAGCCGGGGCCGCGCCGCGTGGAATGTCGTGACCAGCTTTGATCCGTACGCGTGGAACAACTTCGGCCACGGGCACGGGCCCGCCGAGGAGCCGCCCAGCCGGGCCGACCGGTACCGGCGTGCCGCGGAGTTCGTCGAGGTCGTCCGCGCGCTCTGGGACTCGTGGGACGACGACGCCGTGCTCGGCGACAAGGCCAGCGGGGCGTTCGGCAGGGCCTTGGCCGATCAACTGAGCGTCGATCCGGACGAGCTGGACTTGGACAGCCCGCTCCCCCGTTGGCTGCTCGAGGGCGCGGAGTCCATCACCGGCTCGCAAGGAGCCCGCAATATCGTCGTCAAGCTGGCCCGTCGCGAGAACCTCACGGTCCGAGAGATTCTCGACCGCGTGATGGACTGGCATCGTCTTGTCATCGGCACTCCCGAACAGCTCGCCGACACCATCGAGGAATGGTTCCGCTCCGGTGCCGTGGACGGCTTCAACCTCATGCCCGACGTGTTCCCCTCCGGATTGGAGCTTTTCGTCGATCACGTGGTCCCCCTTCTGCGTGCGCGTGGAATCTTCCGGCACGAGTACAGCCACACCACGCTGCGCGGCCACCTCGGCCTGCAGCGTGTGCCTGACAGCTGGGCGCGACTGTTCTCGCAGGCGGGCTGA
- the dnaE gene encoding DNA polymerase III subunit alpha, whose amino-acid sequence MGNRGFVHLHNHTEYSMLDGAAKIKPMLAEATRLEMSAIGMTDHGNMFGASQFYNEAKSAGITPIIGVEAYIAPASRFDTRRITWGDPSQKADDVSASGAYLHMTMVAQNATGLRNLFKLSSLASFEGQLGKWPRMDAEIIAENAEGIIATTGCPSGEVQTRLRLGHTQEALEAAAKWREIFGPENFFLELMDHGLSIERRVREGLLEIGRKLGIPPLATNDCHYVTREHSHNHEALLCIQTGKTLSDPNRFKFDGDGYYLKSAAEMRAIWDDEVPGACDSTLLIAERVTPYDEVWAPVDRMPIFPVPEGHDQGSWLRHEVRAGLQRRFPDNVPQEYTDRAEYEIDVICGKGFPAYFLIVADLINYAKSIDIRVGPGRGSAAGSLVAYALGITNIDPIPHGLLFERFLNPERPSAPDIDIDFDDRRRGEMVRYAAEKWGSDRVAQVITFGTIKTKAALKDSARVHYGQPGFAIADRITKALPPPIMAKDIPLSGITDPNHERYKEAAEVRGLIDTDPDVRTIYETARGLEGLVRNAGVHACAVIMSSEPLIDAIPLWKRPQDGAIITGWDYPSCEAIGLLKMDFLGLRNLTIMGDALENIKANRGIELDLDAVPFDDPATYELLSRGDTLGVFQLDGGPMRDLLRRMQPTEFNDIVAVLALYRPGPMGMNAHNDYADRKNGRQPIKPIHPELEEPLKDILSETYGLIVYQEQIMFIAQKVASYTMGKADALRKAMGKKKLEVLEAEYKGFYEGMTANGFSEKAVKALWDTILPFAGYAFNKSHAAGYGLVSYWTAYLKANYPSEYMAGLLTSVGDDKDKAAVYLSDCRRLGITVLPPDVNESVQNFASVGEDIRFGLGAVRNVGANVVASLIETRKQKGNFTDFSDYLNKIDVAACNKKVTESLIKAGAFDSLKHARKGLFLVHTDAVDSVLGTKKAEAMGQFDLFGGADESGGTDSVFTIKVPDEEWDDKHKLALEREMLGLYVSGHPLDGVAHLLANQVDTQIPAILDGDVAHDAQVQVGGILASVNRRVNKNGLPWASAQLEDLSGGIEVLFFPQTYSVYGADVADDTVVILKAKVAVRDDRRSLIVHDLVVPDFSSAQPDRPLAVSLPTRQCTMDKVTALKQVLARHPGTSQVHLRLISGERITTLELDQSLRVTPSSALMGDLKALLGPGCLGG is encoded by the coding sequence ATGGGTAATCGCGGCTTTGTTCACCTGCACAACCACACCGAGTATTCGATGCTGGACGGTGCCGCCAAGATCAAGCCCATGCTGGCCGAGGCCACCCGCCTGGAGATGTCGGCCATCGGCATGACCGACCACGGCAACATGTTCGGCGCCAGCCAGTTCTACAACGAGGCCAAGAGCGCCGGCATCACGCCGATCATCGGGGTCGAGGCCTACATCGCGCCCGCGTCGCGGTTCGACACCCGCCGCATCACGTGGGGCGACCCCAGCCAGAAGGCCGACGACGTGTCGGCCAGCGGCGCCTATCTGCACATGACGATGGTCGCGCAGAACGCGACCGGTCTGCGCAACCTGTTCAAGCTGTCGTCGCTCGCGTCGTTCGAGGGCCAGCTCGGCAAGTGGCCCCGCATGGACGCCGAGATCATCGCCGAGAATGCCGAGGGCATCATCGCCACCACGGGATGCCCCTCCGGTGAGGTGCAGACCCGGCTCCGACTGGGCCATACGCAGGAGGCCCTGGAGGCCGCCGCCAAGTGGCGGGAGATCTTCGGCCCGGAGAACTTCTTCCTCGAACTGATGGACCATGGGCTGTCCATTGAGCGGCGGGTTCGTGAAGGGCTGCTCGAGATCGGCCGCAAGCTCGGCATTCCGCCGCTGGCCACCAACGACTGCCACTACGTCACACGTGAGCATTCGCACAACCACGAGGCGCTGCTGTGCATCCAGACCGGCAAGACGCTCTCGGATCCCAACCGATTCAAGTTCGACGGTGACGGCTACTACCTGAAGTCCGCCGCCGAGATGCGGGCGATCTGGGACGACGAGGTGCCGGGTGCGTGTGACTCCACGCTGCTGATCGCCGAGCGCGTCACGCCGTACGACGAGGTGTGGGCGCCCGTCGACCGGATGCCGATCTTCCCCGTGCCGGAGGGCCACGACCAGGGGTCGTGGCTGCGGCATGAGGTGCGTGCGGGCCTGCAGCGGCGGTTCCCCGACAATGTGCCGCAGGAGTACACCGATCGGGCTGAGTACGAGATCGACGTCATCTGCGGCAAGGGCTTCCCGGCGTACTTCCTGATCGTCGCCGACCTGATCAACTACGCGAAGTCCATCGACATCCGGGTGGGCCCGGGCCGTGGTTCGGCTGCGGGATCACTCGTGGCGTACGCACTGGGCATCACCAACATCGACCCGATTCCGCACGGCCTGCTCTTCGAGCGCTTCCTCAACCCCGAACGCCCGTCCGCGCCCGATATCGACATCGACTTCGACGACCGTCGTCGCGGCGAGATGGTGCGGTATGCCGCCGAGAAGTGGGGCAGTGACCGGGTCGCACAGGTCATCACCTTCGGCACCATCAAGACCAAAGCGGCTCTGAAGGATTCGGCCCGCGTGCACTACGGGCAGCCTGGCTTCGCGATCGCCGACCGGATCACCAAGGCACTGCCCCCGCCGATCATGGCGAAGGACATTCCGCTGTCGGGCATCACCGACCCGAACCACGAGCGGTACAAGGAGGCCGCCGAGGTCCGCGGTCTGATCGACACCGATCCGGATGTCCGGACCATCTACGAGACCGCGCGCGGCCTGGAGGGTCTGGTGCGCAACGCGGGCGTGCACGCCTGCGCGGTCATCATGAGCTCCGAACCGCTGATCGACGCGATCCCGTTGTGGAAGCGTCCCCAGGACGGCGCGATCATCACCGGGTGGGACTACCCGTCGTGTGAGGCCATCGGCCTGCTGAAGATGGACTTCCTGGGCCTGCGAAACCTCACGATCATGGGGGACGCGCTCGAGAACATCAAGGCCAACCGCGGCATTGAACTCGACCTGGACGCAGTGCCGTTCGACGATCCGGCGACCTACGAACTGCTCTCCCGCGGTGACACCCTCGGCGTGTTCCAGCTGGACGGCGGGCCGATGCGTGACCTGCTGCGCCGAATGCAGCCCACCGAGTTCAACGACATCGTCGCGGTGCTGGCGCTGTACCGGCCCGGTCCGATGGGCATGAACGCCCACAACGACTACGCCGACCGCAAGAACGGCCGGCAGCCGATCAAGCCGATCCATCCTGAGCTCGAAGAACCGCTCAAGGACATCCTGTCGGAGACCTACGGCCTGATCGTCTACCAAGAGCAGATCATGTTCATCGCCCAGAAGGTCGCCTCCTACACCATGGGTAAGGCCGATGCGCTTCGAAAGGCCATGGGCAAGAAGAAGCTTGAGGTGCTGGAGGCCGAGTACAAGGGTTTCTACGAGGGCATGACCGCCAACGGCTTCTCCGAGAAGGCCGTCAAGGCGCTGTGGGACACGATCCTCCCGTTCGCCGGATACGCGTTCAACAAGTCGCACGCGGCGGGCTACGGCCTGGTGTCGTATTGGACGGCGTACCTGAAGGCCAACTACCCCTCGGAGTACATGGCCGGCCTGTTGACGTCCGTCGGTGACGACAAGGACAAAGCCGCGGTCTACCTGTCCGACTGCCGTCGCCTCGGCATCACCGTGCTGCCGCCCGACGTCAACGAGTCGGTGCAGAACTTCGCCTCGGTCGGTGAGGACATCCGGTTCGGCCTCGGCGCGGTCCGCAACGTGGGCGCCAACGTCGTGGCCTCGCTGATCGAAACCCGAAAGCAGAAGGGCAATTTCACCGACTTCTCGGACTACCTGAACAAGATCGACGTCGCGGCCTGCAACAAGAAGGTCACCGAGTCGCTGATCAAGGCGGGCGCGTTCGATTCGCTCAAGCACGCACGCAAGGGTTTGTTCCTGGTGCACACCGACGCCGTCGACTCGGTGCTGGGCACCAAGAAGGCCGAGGCCATGGGCCAGTTCGACCTCTTCGGCGGCGCTGACGAGAGCGGCGGCACGGATTCGGTTTTCACCATCAAGGTGCCCGACGAGGAGTGGGACGACAAGCACAAACTCGCGCTGGAGCGCGAGATGCTCGGCCTCTATGTGTCGGGGCATCCCCTCGATGGAGTCGCGCACCTGCTGGCCAACCAGGTCGACACCCAGATCCCGGCCATCCTCGACGGCGACGTCGCCCACGACGCCCAGGTGCAGGTCGGTGGCATCCTCGCCTCGGTCAACCGGCGCGTGAACAAGAACGGACTCCCTTGGGCCTCAGCGCAACTCGAGGACCTCAGTGGTGGTATCGAGGTGCTGTTCTTCCCACAGACCTATTCGGTGTACGGCGCGGACGTGGCGGACGACACCGTGGTGATCCTCAAGGCCAAGGTGGCCGTGCGCGATGACCGTCGCTCGCTGATCGTGCACGACCTCGTGGTGCCCGACTTCTCCAGCGCCCAGCCCGACCGTCCGCTGGCGGTCAGCCTGCCCACCCGGCAGTGCACCATGGACAAGGTCACCGCGCTCAAGCAGGTGCTGGCCCGGCATCCCGGGACCTCACAGGTGCACCTGCGGTTGATCAGCGGTGAGCGCATCACCACGCTGGAGTTGGACCAGTCCCTGCGTGTTACGCCGTCCTCGGCGCTGATGGGTGATCTGAAGGCCCTGCTGGGCCCGGGCTGCCTCGGCGGTTAG
- a CDS encoding MFS transporter — translation MLSAWRFVATFGVVSLLADVVYEGARSITGPLLASLGATAAVVGLISGVGEAAALILRLASGPLTDRTGRFWAWAIGGYLLTVCTVPFLGIAGVLWVAGALIIAERVGKAVRSPAKDTLLSHAAAVTGRGRGFAVHKALDQVGALAGPLAVAGLLVVFGGAYGPTMALLAIPGVAAIALLLWLRARVPEPARYEAAASGVDVESSPAPRFSSSFWVYSGFSAATMLGFTTFAVLSFHQVSRGIVSAGWVPVIYAAAMAAAAVAALITGWTYDRVGGRVLAVLPLLAAAVPALGFSTDLRLVIAGAVAWGAAVGIQDSTLRAVVADLVPSPRRATAYGVYAAVVGTALAGGGVLTGLLYQRSVTAVVIAVVLIQAVALTALPWVLRAGRR, via the coding sequence ATGCTGAGTGCGTGGCGGTTCGTCGCCACCTTCGGTGTCGTGAGCCTGCTGGCCGACGTCGTCTACGAGGGCGCCCGGTCGATCACCGGTCCTCTGCTGGCATCGCTGGGCGCGACGGCCGCGGTCGTCGGCCTCATCAGCGGTGTGGGGGAGGCCGCCGCGCTGATCCTGCGCCTGGCGTCGGGGCCGTTGACCGACCGCACGGGCCGATTCTGGGCGTGGGCCATAGGGGGTTACCTGCTCACGGTGTGCACCGTGCCGTTCCTTGGGATCGCGGGCGTGTTGTGGGTGGCCGGTGCGCTGATCATCGCCGAGCGTGTCGGTAAGGCCGTGCGCAGTCCTGCCAAGGACACGCTGCTCTCGCATGCCGCCGCGGTCACCGGACGGGGTCGCGGGTTCGCGGTGCACAAGGCGCTCGACCAGGTTGGGGCGCTGGCCGGGCCGCTCGCGGTGGCAGGCCTGCTGGTGGTGTTCGGCGGGGCGTACGGGCCGACGATGGCGTTGCTGGCGATTCCGGGCGTGGCGGCGATCGCCCTGCTGCTGTGGCTGCGCGCCCGTGTCCCGGAACCGGCCCGCTATGAGGCTGCGGCGTCAGGCGTGGACGTCGAATCATCTCCCGCACCACGGTTTTCGTCGTCATTCTGGGTGTATTCGGGGTTCTCGGCGGCGACCATGCTGGGGTTCACCACGTTCGCGGTGCTGTCCTTTCACCAGGTCTCGCGCGGCATAGTCAGCGCGGGGTGGGTTCCGGTCATCTACGCCGCGGCGATGGCGGCCGCAGCGGTGGCGGCACTCATTACGGGGTGGACCTATGACCGGGTCGGGGGCCGGGTGCTGGCGGTGTTGCCCCTGTTGGCCGCCGCCGTGCCTGCATTGGGGTTCAGCACCGACCTGCGGCTGGTGATCGCCGGTGCGGTGGCGTGGGGCGCCGCGGTCGGAATCCAGGATTCGACACTGCGCGCGGTGGTCGCCGATCTGGTGCCGTCACCGAGGCGGGCCACGGCCTACGGCGTTTACGCCGCGGTGGTCGGTACGGCTCTGGCCGGCGGCGGGGTGCTGACGGGTCTGTTGTACCAGCGGTCGGTGACTGCGGTGGTGATCGCGGTGGTACTCATTCAGGCCGTGGCTCTGACGGCGTTGCCGTGGGTGTTGCGCGCTGGGCGTCGCTGA
- the ilvA gene encoding threonine ammonia-lyase IlvA, with product MSTELSQKHRVSPLTAADVEAAAQRISGVVSPTPLQFSDRLSQLTGGLVYLKREDLQVVRSYKVRGAYNLLMQLTPEEIAAGVVCSSAGNHAQGFALACRSMGIHGRVYVPGKTPKQKRDRILYHGGDWIELIVGGKTYDLAAEAALDDVARTGATLVPPYNDPRTMAGQGTIAVEILDQLDGEPDQVVVPVGGGGCISGIASYLAERTNSTSVLGVEPAGAASLMAALAVGEPVTLDEVDQFVDGAAVARIGAVPFEALAAAGDMVSVTTVDEGAVCTAMLDLYQNEGIIAEPAGALSVAGLLEADVEPGSTVVCLISGGNNDVSRYGEVLERSLVHLGLKHYFLVDFPQEPGALRRFLDEVLGPNDDVTLFEYVKRNNRETGEALVGIQLGAASDLEGLLDRMSDSECHIELLEPGSPAYRYLT from the coding sequence GTGTCCACTGAACTGAGCCAGAAGCATCGGGTGTCGCCGCTGACCGCGGCAGACGTCGAGGCGGCCGCTCAGCGAATTTCGGGCGTCGTCTCACCGACCCCGCTGCAGTTCAGTGACCGGCTGTCCCAGCTCACTGGCGGACTGGTCTACCTCAAACGCGAGGACCTGCAGGTCGTACGGTCCTACAAGGTGCGCGGCGCCTACAACCTGCTGATGCAGTTGACGCCGGAGGAGATCGCGGCGGGTGTGGTGTGTTCGTCGGCCGGTAACCACGCGCAGGGTTTTGCACTGGCATGCCGGTCCATGGGTATCCACGGGCGCGTCTACGTCCCCGGGAAGACGCCCAAGCAGAAGCGGGACCGGATCCTCTACCACGGCGGCGACTGGATCGAGCTGATCGTCGGTGGCAAGACGTACGACTTGGCGGCCGAGGCCGCGCTCGACGACGTCGCGCGCACCGGCGCCACCCTGGTGCCGCCCTACAACGACCCCCGCACCATGGCCGGGCAGGGCACGATCGCGGTCGAGATCCTCGATCAGCTCGATGGTGAGCCCGATCAGGTGGTCGTGCCCGTCGGCGGCGGCGGGTGCATCAGCGGTATCGCGAGCTATCTCGCCGAACGCACAAACTCGACGTCGGTGCTGGGGGTGGAGCCTGCCGGAGCCGCATCGCTGATGGCCGCCCTGGCCGTGGGGGAGCCGGTCACCCTCGACGAGGTCGATCAGTTCGTTGACGGCGCCGCGGTCGCGCGGATCGGCGCAGTGCCTTTCGAAGCACTGGCCGCGGCCGGCGACATGGTGTCGGTCACCACGGTCGACGAGGGTGCGGTGTGCACCGCGATGCTGGATCTGTACCAGAACGAGGGCATCATCGCCGAGCCCGCAGGCGCGCTGTCGGTGGCCGGCCTGCTGGAAGCCGACGTCGAACCCGGATCGACGGTCGTCTGCCTGATCTCCGGCGGCAACAACGACGTCTCCCGCTATGGCGAGGTCCTGGAGCGCTCACTGGTCCACCTGGGCCTCAAGCACTACTTCCTGGTCGACTTCCCCCAGGAGCCTGGCGCGCTGCGCCGCTTCCTCGACGAGGTGCTCGGCCCGAATGACGACGTCACGCTGTTCGAGTACGTCAAGCGCAACAACCGCGAGACGGGTGAGGCCCTGGTCGGCATCCAACTCGGCGCAGCCTCCGACCTCGAGGGCCTGCTGGATCGGATGTCCGATTCGGAGTGCCATATCGAGCTGCTCGAGCCGGGTTCACCCGCCTACCGCTACTTGACCTAG